The Ananas comosus cultivar F153 linkage group 2, ASM154086v1, whole genome shotgun sequence genome contains a region encoding:
- the LOC109706685 gene encoding phosphoglycerate mutase-like protein 4 isoform X1: MCSTAAAAAAAALLPGFAEVVVVRHGETSWNASKTIQGQLDAELNEKGRQQANAVVLDPALRERHLGDLQGLTLDKAAKQKPAAHKIFLSSRRDQELPGGGESLDQLSKRCVSCLQKIAGQHKGERVIVVTHGGVLRELYRRANPGAPRGGTIHNTSVNVFHISDPGDPWIIKNWGDVSHLKDTGVLKSGFGGDGTSG, encoded by the exons ATGtgctccaccgccgccgccgccgcggcggcggcgcttctACCGGGTTTTGCGGAGGTCGTGGTGGTGCGCCATGGCGAGACCTCGTGGAACGCGTCCAAAACAATCCag GGACAGTTGGATGCAGAATTAAATGAGAAAGGGAGGCAACAAGCTAATGCG GTAGTGTTGGATCCGGCATTGAGAGAAAGACATCTTGGAGATCTTCAGGGTCTGACATTAGATAAAGCTGCAAAGCAAAAGCCTGCAGCCCACAAGATTTTCTTATCATCTAGAAGGGATCAAGAATTACCT GGTGGCGGAGAAAGTCTTGATCAGCTATCTAAGCGGTGTGTTTCTTGCCTGCAAAAAATAGCTGGACAGCACAAAG GAGAAAGAGTGATTGTTGTTACTCATGGTGGGGTCCTGAGAGAACTCTACAGGCGGGCTAATCCCGGGGCACCACGTGGGGGCACGATTCACAACACCTCGGTAAACGTGTTTCATATTTCCGATCCTGGGGATCCTTGGATCATCAAGAACTGGGGGGACGTAAGCCATCTTAAAGATACTGGTGTTCTTAAAAGTGGTTTTGGTGGTGATGGAACTTCTGGCTAG
- the LOC109703847 gene encoding uncharacterized protein LOC109703847, giving the protein MRPMSSLNSKGIAAIVGIGPKLGHSVARKFAYEGYTVAILARDLAKLSKLADEIACEAKGQVFAIRIDCSDPKSVREAFEGVLSLGPVEVLVYNACATAARCPTNFMAITVDSFQYSLAVSAAGAFHCAQQVIPGMVERGRGTIIFTGSSASLTGSAGYCELSCGKFALRGLAQCLMREFQASGIHVAHVVINGDIGASRSRGNANADLSMDPDAIAQSYWHIHNQDKSAWTHEIDLHAPNLGF; this is encoded by the exons ATGCGCCCCATGTCGAGCCTCAACTCCAAAGGCATTGCTGCCATCGTCGGCATCGGCCCTAAGCTCGGCCACTCCGTCGCACGCAAGTTCGCCTACGAGGGCTACACCGTGGCCATCCTCGCCCGCGACCTCG CTAAACTGTCCAAGTTGGCCGACGAGATCGCCTGCGAAGCCAAGGGCCAGGTGTTCGCCATCCGCATCGACTGCTCTGACCCCAAGTCCGTGCGGGAGGCCTTCGAGGGCGTGCTCTCACTCGGTCCTGTCGAGGTGCTCGTGTACAACGCATGTGCAACCGCCGCGCGATGCCCCACCAACTTCATGGCCATCACCGTCGACTCCTTCCAATACTCCCTCGCCGTCTCCGCCGCAGGGGCTTTCCACTGTGCCCAGCAA GTTATTCCTGGGATGGTTGAGAGGGGAAGGGGCACCATCATCTTCACAGGCTCTTCCGCTTCTCTTACTGGTTCTGCGGGCTATTGTGAACTAA GTTGTGGTAAGTTTGCTCTAAGGGGATTGGCTCAGTGCCTCATGAGGGAGTTCCAAGCATCTGGCATCCACGTTGCTCATGTAGTCATTAACGGCGACATCGGTGCTTCGAG ATCAAGGGGAAATGCGAACGCCGACTTGTCCATGGATCCCGATGCGATAGCGCAGAGTTACTGGCATATACATAACCAGGACAAGAGCGCATGGACGCATGAGATCGACCTACATGCACCAAACCTGGGATTCTGA
- the LOC109706683 gene encoding patatin-like protein 2: MATSLRLSDHIPIARNGSISSPRTPPSLGNMVTVLSIDGGGVRGIIPGTILAFLESKLQELDGEDARIADYFDVIAGTSTGGLVTTMLTAPNENNRPIFAAKEINDFYLENSPNIFPSSSNQLLGFMKSIVGPKYNGKYLHSKVQQLLGQTKLSETLTNVVIPTFDIKFLQPTIFSTFQAKKMPSKNALLSDICISTSAAPTYLPAHCFETKDSLGNTRIFNLIDGGVAANNPTLLAINHVTKEIFLKNSDFFPIKPMDYGKFLVISLGTGSAKQEAKFSAPAAAKWGLFSWLQNKGTTPIVDIFTEASADMVDIHASVLFQALHSERNYLRIQDYSLMGEVASVDVSSKENLLRLVEIGKKLLKKPVSRVNLETGVNETIRGEGTNEDELTRFAKILSDERRFRLKKMNMGQ; the protein is encoded by the exons ATGGCGACTTCTCTAAGATTAAGTGATCACATTCCAATCGCTAGAAATGGCTCCATCTCATCACCACGAACTCCCCCTTCGCTCGGTAACATGGTGACCGTATTAAGCATTGATGGTGGGGGCGTGAGGGGCATCATCCCCGGAACCATCCTCGCCTTCCTCGAATCCAAGCTCCAG GAGCTCGATGGAGAGGACGCGAGGATCGCGGATTACTTCGATGTTATCGCGGGAACAAGCACAGGAGGTTTGGTCACCACCATGCTCACTGCTCCTAATGAGAACAATCGCCCGATTTTCGCTGCGAAGGAAATCAATGATTTCTACTTGGAGAATTCTCCAAACATATTTCCCTCTAGCAG CAACCAGTTATTGGGGTTCATGAAGAGCATTGTTGGGCCCAAATACAACGGGAAGTATCTCCACTCTAAGGTGCAGCAGCTACTGGGGCAAACGAAGCTCAGCGAGACGCTAACGAACGTAGTTATCCCCACTTTCGACATCAAATTTCTTCAGCCCACCATCTTCTCCACCTTCCAG GCAAAGAAGATGCCGTCGAAAAACGCTCTTCTATCCGACATTTGCATCAGCACATCTGCAGCGCCAACTTACCTTCCCGCCCACTGCTTCGAAACCAAAGACTCCCTTGGCAACACCCGAATCTTCAATCTCATAGACGGAGGAGTCGCAGCTAATAATCCA ACACTACTAGCTATCAACCATGTGACAAAGGAGATATTCCTAAAGAACTCGGATTTTTTTCCGATTAAGCCGATGGATTACGGAAAATTTCTTGTTATCTCTTTGGGGACGGGGTCGGCCAAGCAAGAAGCGAAGTTCAGTGCTCCTGCTGCAGCTAAGTGGGGCTTGTTTAGCTGGTTACAAAATAAAGGAACCACACCAATTGTTGATATATTCACAGAAGCAAGTGCCGATATGGTCGATATCCATGCATCCGTATTATTCCAAGCGTTACATTCTGAGAGAAACTATCTACGTATACAg GATTACTCTTTGATGGGCGAGGTGGCATCAGTTGATGTTTCATCGAAGGAGAACTTGCTGAGGCTTGTAGAGATTGGTAAAAAACTTCTGAAGAAGCCAGTGTCAAGGGTGAACCTGGAGACCGGCGTAAATGAAACGATACGGGGAGAGGGAACCAACGAAGATGAACTAACTCGTTTCGCGAAGATCCTATCCGACGAGCGTCGGTTTAGGCTCAAAAAGATGAACATGGGACAGTGA
- the LOC109706685 gene encoding phosphoglycerate mutase-like protein 4 isoform X2, with protein sequence MCSTAAAAAAAALLPGFAEVVVVRHGETSWNASKTIQGQLDAELNEKGRQQANAVGVKLSKERKFSAIYASDLQRAAETANIIASSCSLPKVVLDPALRERHLGDLQGLTLDKAAKQKPAAHKIFLSSRRDQELPGGGESLDQLSKRCVSCLQKIAGQHKGERVIVVTHGGVLRELYRRANPGAPRGGTIHNTSVNVFHISDPGDPWIIKNWGDVSHLKDTGVLKSGFGGDGTSG encoded by the exons ATGtgctccaccgccgccgccgccgcggcggcggcgcttctACCGGGTTTTGCGGAGGTCGTGGTGGTGCGCCATGGCGAGACCTCGTGGAACGCGTCCAAAACAATCCag GGACAGTTGGATGCAGAATTAAATGAGAAAGGGAGGCAACAAGCTAATGCG GTGGGTGTTAAGCTGTCGAAAGAACGTAAATTTTCTGCCATTTATGCCTCTGATCTGCAACGGGCTGCCGAGACTGCAAATATTATAGCAAGCTCTTGCAGTCTGCCAAAG GTAGTGTTGGATCCGGCATTGAGAGAAAGACATCTTGGAGATCTTCAGGGTCTGACATTAGATAAAGCTGCAAAGCAAAAGCCTGCAGCCCACAAGATTTTCTTATCATCTAGAAGGGATCAAGAATTACCT GGTGGCGGAGAAAGTCTTGATCAGCTATCTAAGCGGTGTGTTTCTTGCCTGCAAAAAATAGCTGGACAGCACAAAG GAGAAAGAGTGATTGTTGTTACTCATGGTGGGGTCCTGAGAGAACTCTACAGGCGGGCTAATCCCGGGGCACCACGTGGGGGCACGATTCACAACACCTCGGTAAACGTGTTTCATATTTCCGATCCTGGGGATCCTTGGATCATCAAGAACTGGGGGGACGTAAGCCATCTTAAAGATACTGGTGTTCTTAAAAGTGGTTTTGGTGGTGATGGAACTTCTGGCTAG
- the LOC109703820 gene encoding pentatricopeptide repeat-containing protein At1g52620 isoform X2: protein MSKTLLPLIKKPLKPPSKPSLHRRTRSLADYVAQTLKTRHSNPHWEQTLEETFPHDAEHLAPVISLLPDADCALAFFDWARRHRPLECTESPHPLAYSALLRVLARSRRFPEIELALRAMRDLEIAPTGDALSDLVAAYSDSGIEDKALEVYRVMREQGGFFPDVSDCNCLLKLLVNRGRCDIALKVYDEMVKRDGGADNYSTCIMVRGLCTEGRMEEGKKLIADRWGVGCIPNVVFYNTLIDGYFRHGHIKEGYRIFREMQLKGFLPTLVSYGIVINGLCKKGRLAEISRLLSEMKARGVRPNVQIYNNLIDFQCKYGSVVQAKAVLRKMIADGCEPDVITFNVLISGFCREGKVREAERLLREAIGRGLGPNECSYTPLIHAYCQIGEVAVALTLLVEMMDKGKKPDLVTFGALIHGLVVVGEVKEALAVKEKMIERNVNPDCEIYNVLISGLCKKGMLPYAKKLLAEMLDQNVMPDEFVYATLIDGFIRNENLSEAKKIFEFMGKKGIRHGVVGYNTMIKGYCKFGMMNDAILTMNNMRWDGFFPDECTYTTVIDGYAKQSNIDGALRVLGDMTKRRCQPNVVTYSALINSYCQKGDTETAEGLFKDMHIQGLSPNVVTYTILIGSFLKSSLVVKAGAFFENMLLNKCCPNDVTFHYLINGLTNNIACFTSIPGQNLKKHSELGILDIYRNLITDGFDHKTAAYDVIIFCLCKYKMLRKALELREKMIKKGCLPDSVTFLSLLYGICVEGNSEEWNVIA, encoded by the exons ATGTCCAAAACCCTACTCCCTCTCATCAAGAAACCACTCAAACCCCCCTCGAAACCCTCCCTCCATCGCCGAACCCGTAGCCTCGCCGACTACGTCgcccaaaccctaaaaacccgCCACTCCAATCCCCATtgggagcaaaccctagaagagACCTTCCCCCACGATGCGGAGCACCTCGCCCCCGTCATCTCCCTCCTCCCCGACGCCGATTGCGCCCTCGCCTTCTTCGACTGGGCTCGACGCCACCGCCCCCTGGAGTGCACTGAATCCCCCCACCCCCTCGCCTACTCGGCCCTCCTCCGCGTCCTCGCCCGGTCCCGCCGATTCCCAGAGATCGAGCTCGCTCTCCGGGCGATGCGGGACCTCGAAATCGCCCCGACCGGCGATGCCTTGAGCGATCTTGTTGCGGCTTATTCGGATTCCGGCATCGAAGATAAGGCCTTGGAGGTATATAGAGTGATGCGGGAGCAAGGTGGTTTCTTTCCTGATGTTTCTGATTGCAATTGTTTGCTTAAATTGCTTGTAAATCGGGGGCGATGCGATATTGCCCTTAAGGTGTATGACGAAATGGTCAAGAGAGATGGGGGGGCTGATAACTACAGCACTTGTATAATGGTGAGGGGTTTGTGTACAGAGGGGAGGATGGAGGAGGGAAAGAAGTTGATTGCGGATAGATGGGGAGTCGGGTGCATCCCCAATGTCGTGTTCTATAATACCCTAATCGATGGGTACTTTAGGCATGGGCATATCAAGGAAGGATACAGGATATTTAGAGAGATGCAGTTGAAGGGGTTCTTGCCCACGTTGGTGTCTTATGGTATCGTAATCAATGGGCTTTGCAAGAAGGGGAGATTAGCGGAGATCAGCCGGTTGCTTTCAGAGATGAAGGCACGAGGGGTGCGCCCAAATGTGCAGATATAcaataatttaattgattttcaGTGTAAATATGGTTCAGTTGTTCAAGCAAAAGCTGTTCTTCGGAAAATGATAGCGGATGGCTGCGAACCGGATGTTATCACATTTAATGTTTTGATTTCTGGTTTTTGTCGAGAAGGAAAGGTTCGCGAGGCTGAGCGGCTTTTGAGGGAGGCAATTGGCAGGGGATTGGGACCTAACGAGTGCAGCTATACTCCTCTGATCCATGCTTATTGTCAGATAGGAGAGGTGGCTGTCGCACTGACTTTACTTGTTGAAATGATGGACAAAGGGAAAAAGCCGGACTTGGTAACATTTGGGGCTTTAATTCATGGGCTTGTTGTTGTGGGGGAGGTAAAGGAGGCTTTGGCAGTCAAAGAGAAGATGATAGAGCGCAATGTGAATCCAGATTGCGAAATATATAATGTTTTAATAAGTGGCCTTTGCAAGAAAGGAATGCTTCCCTATGCTAAGAAGCTTCTAGCAGAGATGCTTGATCAAAATGTCATGCCAGATGAGTTTGTCTATGCCACATTGATTGATGGGTTCATCAGGAATGAGAATCTTAGCGAGGCGAAGAAGATTTTCGAGTTCATGGGGAAAAAAGGGATCAGGCATGGGGTTGTTGGCTACAATACTATGATCAAAGGTTACTGTAAGTTTGGAATGATGAATGATGCAATTTTAACCATGAATAATATGAGATGGGATGGATTTTTCCCTGATGAGTGTACATATACCACAGTAATTGATGGTTATGCTAAACAAAGTAACATAGATGGGGCTTTAAGGGTATTAGGTGATATGACAAAAAGGAGATGCCAGCCAAATGTTGTAACATACTCGGCCTTAATCAACAGTTATTGTCAGAAAGGTGATACTGAAACAGCTGAAGGGCTTTTTAAGGATATGCATATTCAGGGCCTTTCTCCTAATGTCGTTACGTACACCATCCTCATTGGCAGCTTTTTGAAAAGTAGTCTAGTAGTTAAAGCTGGCGCATTCTTTGAAAATATGTTGCTTAATAAGTGTTGTCCTAATGATGTTACATTTCACTATTTAATCAATGGTCTCACTAATAATATTGCTTGTTTTACATCCATACCTGGTCAAAACCTTAAAAAGCACTCTGAGCTTGGAATTCTAGATATTTATAGAAACCTGATAACTGATGGATTTGATCATAAGACTGCAGCATATGatgttattatattttgtcTTTGTAAGTATAAAATGCTTAGAAAGGCATTAGAGTTGAGAGAGAAGATGATTAAGAAAGGCTGTTTGCCTGATTCCGTCACATTTCTTTCGCTGCTGTATGGAATCTGTGTAGAAGGAAACTCAGAAGAATGGAACG TCATTGCTTGA
- the LOC109706684 gene encoding protein MIZU-KUSSEI 1: MPPLTENPGLVSLLRHSAADAGGHCRPSKFGSGGKSGGGSGGGGGGIFRMFKLLPMLSSGCKMVALLGRQNKALLGDCAMTVTLFGHRRGRVSLAIQEDTRAPPAFLIELPMLTAALHREMASGVVKLALESDTRTHRKKLAEEYVWAVYCNGRKAGYAIRRKQPSDDERHVMQLLRGVSMGAGVLPGPPGEKDGSATAAEGDMTYMRARFERVVGSKDSEALYMINPDGNGNGGPELSIFLVRVK, translated from the coding sequence ATGCCACCACTCACGGAGAACCCCGGCCTCGTGTCACTCCTCCGGcattcggccgccgacgccggcgGGCACTGCCGGCCGTCCAAATTCGGCAGCGGCGGCAaaagcggcggcggcagcggcggcggcgggggtggGATCTTCCGGATGTTCAAGCTGCTGCCCATGCTGTCCTCCGGGTGCAAAATGGTGGCGCTGCTCGGCCGGCAGAACAAGGCGCTGCTGGGCGACTGCGCAATGACGGTCACCCTCTTCGGCCACCGGCGCGGGCGCGTGAGCCTGGCGATCCAGGAGGACACGCGGGCGCCGCCGGCCTTCCTGATCGAGCTCCCGATGCTGACGGCGGCGCTGCACAGGGAGATGGCGTCCGGGGTGGTCAAGCTGGCGCTGGAGAGCGACACGCGCACGCACCGGAAGAAGCTCGCGGAGGAGTACGTCTGGGCCGTCTACTGCAACGGCCGGAAGGCCGGGTACGCCATTCGCAGGAAGCAGCCGTCCGACGACGAGCGCCACGTCATGCAGCTGCTCCGCGGCGTGTCGATGGGCGCCGGCGTCCTGCCGGGCCCTCCTGGCGAGAAGGACGGATCCGCGACCGCGGCCGAAGGCGACATGACGTACATGCGGGCTCGGTTCGAGAGGGTCGTCGGGTCGAAGGACTCCGAAGCGCTGTACATGATCAATCCCGACGGCAACGGCAACGGCGGACCAGAGCTGAGTATCTTTCTTGTGAGAGTGAAgtga
- the LOC109703820 gene encoding pentatricopeptide repeat-containing protein At1g52620 isoform X1, with the protein MSKTLLPLIKKPLKPPSKPSLHRRTRSLADYVAQTLKTRHSNPHWEQTLEETFPHDAEHLAPVISLLPDADCALAFFDWARRHRPLECTESPHPLAYSALLRVLARSRRFPEIELALRAMRDLEIAPTGDALSDLVAAYSDSGIEDKALEVYRVMREQGGFFPDVSDCNCLLKLLVNRGRCDIALKVYDEMVKRDGGADNYSTCIMVRGLCTEGRMEEGKKLIADRWGVGCIPNVVFYNTLIDGYFRHGHIKEGYRIFREMQLKGFLPTLVSYGIVINGLCKKGRLAEISRLLSEMKARGVRPNVQIYNNLIDFQCKYGSVVQAKAVLRKMIADGCEPDVITFNVLISGFCREGKVREAERLLREAIGRGLGPNECSYTPLIHAYCQIGEVAVALTLLVEMMDKGKKPDLVTFGALIHGLVVVGEVKEALAVKEKMIERNVNPDCEIYNVLISGLCKKGMLPYAKKLLAEMLDQNVMPDEFVYATLIDGFIRNENLSEAKKIFEFMGKKGIRHGVVGYNTMIKGYCKFGMMNDAILTMNNMRWDGFFPDECTYTTVIDGYAKQSNIDGALRVLGDMTKRRCQPNVVTYSALINSYCQKGDTETAEGLFKDMHIQGLSPNVVTYTILIGSFLKSSLVVKAGAFFENMLLNKCCPNDVTFHYLINGLTNNIACFTSIPGQNLKKHSELGILDIYRNLITDGFDHKTAAYDVIIFCLCKYKMLRKALELREKMIKKGCLPDSVTFLSLLYGICVEGNSEEWNGILSFQFQPNELEIVFRYKSLLDQHISQSVSSEASRVLQSLLEESMLS; encoded by the coding sequence ATGTCCAAAACCCTACTCCCTCTCATCAAGAAACCACTCAAACCCCCCTCGAAACCCTCCCTCCATCGCCGAACCCGTAGCCTCGCCGACTACGTCgcccaaaccctaaaaacccgCCACTCCAATCCCCATtgggagcaaaccctagaagagACCTTCCCCCACGATGCGGAGCACCTCGCCCCCGTCATCTCCCTCCTCCCCGACGCCGATTGCGCCCTCGCCTTCTTCGACTGGGCTCGACGCCACCGCCCCCTGGAGTGCACTGAATCCCCCCACCCCCTCGCCTACTCGGCCCTCCTCCGCGTCCTCGCCCGGTCCCGCCGATTCCCAGAGATCGAGCTCGCTCTCCGGGCGATGCGGGACCTCGAAATCGCCCCGACCGGCGATGCCTTGAGCGATCTTGTTGCGGCTTATTCGGATTCCGGCATCGAAGATAAGGCCTTGGAGGTATATAGAGTGATGCGGGAGCAAGGTGGTTTCTTTCCTGATGTTTCTGATTGCAATTGTTTGCTTAAATTGCTTGTAAATCGGGGGCGATGCGATATTGCCCTTAAGGTGTATGACGAAATGGTCAAGAGAGATGGGGGGGCTGATAACTACAGCACTTGTATAATGGTGAGGGGTTTGTGTACAGAGGGGAGGATGGAGGAGGGAAAGAAGTTGATTGCGGATAGATGGGGAGTCGGGTGCATCCCCAATGTCGTGTTCTATAATACCCTAATCGATGGGTACTTTAGGCATGGGCATATCAAGGAAGGATACAGGATATTTAGAGAGATGCAGTTGAAGGGGTTCTTGCCCACGTTGGTGTCTTATGGTATCGTAATCAATGGGCTTTGCAAGAAGGGGAGATTAGCGGAGATCAGCCGGTTGCTTTCAGAGATGAAGGCACGAGGGGTGCGCCCAAATGTGCAGATATAcaataatttaattgattttcaGTGTAAATATGGTTCAGTTGTTCAAGCAAAAGCTGTTCTTCGGAAAATGATAGCGGATGGCTGCGAACCGGATGTTATCACATTTAATGTTTTGATTTCTGGTTTTTGTCGAGAAGGAAAGGTTCGCGAGGCTGAGCGGCTTTTGAGGGAGGCAATTGGCAGGGGATTGGGACCTAACGAGTGCAGCTATACTCCTCTGATCCATGCTTATTGTCAGATAGGAGAGGTGGCTGTCGCACTGACTTTACTTGTTGAAATGATGGACAAAGGGAAAAAGCCGGACTTGGTAACATTTGGGGCTTTAATTCATGGGCTTGTTGTTGTGGGGGAGGTAAAGGAGGCTTTGGCAGTCAAAGAGAAGATGATAGAGCGCAATGTGAATCCAGATTGCGAAATATATAATGTTTTAATAAGTGGCCTTTGCAAGAAAGGAATGCTTCCCTATGCTAAGAAGCTTCTAGCAGAGATGCTTGATCAAAATGTCATGCCAGATGAGTTTGTCTATGCCACATTGATTGATGGGTTCATCAGGAATGAGAATCTTAGCGAGGCGAAGAAGATTTTCGAGTTCATGGGGAAAAAAGGGATCAGGCATGGGGTTGTTGGCTACAATACTATGATCAAAGGTTACTGTAAGTTTGGAATGATGAATGATGCAATTTTAACCATGAATAATATGAGATGGGATGGATTTTTCCCTGATGAGTGTACATATACCACAGTAATTGATGGTTATGCTAAACAAAGTAACATAGATGGGGCTTTAAGGGTATTAGGTGATATGACAAAAAGGAGATGCCAGCCAAATGTTGTAACATACTCGGCCTTAATCAACAGTTATTGTCAGAAAGGTGATACTGAAACAGCTGAAGGGCTTTTTAAGGATATGCATATTCAGGGCCTTTCTCCTAATGTCGTTACGTACACCATCCTCATTGGCAGCTTTTTGAAAAGTAGTCTAGTAGTTAAAGCTGGCGCATTCTTTGAAAATATGTTGCTTAATAAGTGTTGTCCTAATGATGTTACATTTCACTATTTAATCAATGGTCTCACTAATAATATTGCTTGTTTTACATCCATACCTGGTCAAAACCTTAAAAAGCACTCTGAGCTTGGAATTCTAGATATTTATAGAAACCTGATAACTGATGGATTTGATCATAAGACTGCAGCATATGatgttattatattttgtcTTTGTAAGTATAAAATGCTTAGAAAGGCATTAGAGTTGAGAGAGAAGATGATTAAGAAAGGCTGTTTGCCTGATTCCGTCACATTTCTTTCGCTGCTGTATGGAATCTGTGTAGAAGGAAACTCAGAAGAATGGAACGGTATCCTTTCTTTTCAATTTCAACCAAATGAACTTGAGATAGTTTTTAGATACAAAAGTTTGTTGGATCAGCACATATCTCAATCAGTGAGTTCTGAGGCCTCTCGGGTTTTGCAGTCATTGCTTGAGGAGAGTATGCTTTCATGA
- the LOC109706883 gene encoding uncharacterized protein LOC109706883, giving the protein MRVEAVVPVPEFHFDGAATSPPTRDEPSLDGLIIRGPSFSTSSTVPFVWEDKPGAPKLARSDHRNADGDQLDFSFKFHARHRANREALTAADELFAEGKIRPLKPPPWLQRPVIADELSSSVCLSPGSPWSPRRKAMRSPHRKGRGGGGGEEFDPFMAAMVETTKDKVESAFSTSRSRRGRALRIPPERGGGD; this is encoded by the coding sequence ATGAGGGTTGAGGCTGTGGTTCCGGTCCCCGAATTCCACTTCGACGGCGCGGCCACGAGCCCCCCGACCCGCGACGAACCGTCCCTCGACGGGCTTATAATTCGCGGCCCGTCCTTCTCGACCTCCTCGACCGTCCCCTTCGTCTGGGAGGACAAGCCCGGCGCTCCGAAACTGGCCCGCTCCGACCACCGCAATGCCGATGGTGATCAATTGGACTTCTCTTTCAAATTCCACGCGCGCCACCGCGCCAACAGAGAAGCACTGACCGCGGCGGACGAGCTCTTCGCGGAGGGGAAGATCCGCCCGCTGAAGCCCCCGCCGTGGCTCCAGCGTCCCGTGATCGCCGATGAATTGTCGAGCAGCGTTTGCTTGTCCCCGGGGTCCCCGTGGTCTCCCCGGCGTAAAGCGATGCGCTCTCCACACCGCAAGGGacgcggaggaggcggaggcgaagaGTTTGATCCCTTCATGGCGGCGATGGTGGAAACTACGAAAGATAAAGTGGAGTCCGCCTTCTCTACTTCGAGAAGCAGAAGGGGTCGAGCACTCCGAATTCCTCCGGAAAGAGGTGGCGGCGATTAA